A genomic stretch from Methanomassiliicoccales archaeon includes:
- a CDS encoding DUF47 family protein → MSEKRSLLDWFSRRRESVVMNGIRNHALRVSDTIAELNRAIAAIGNGERTKALEAIQRLLVSEKEADFYESTISEELSKGDLDAREREDLMHLVRRMDYVADWGKEAALNLQMIIEAGVEVPKSLWEKYHAMTAELERATRMLKMSIDNLGVNEEEVVKHEREVETAEHNLDEMYFDTKKQILFAQMDPRAIFLMRDILHGIENSADSCKDTADIIHILLTAEQHRAR, encoded by the coding sequence TTGAGTGAAAAGAGATCACTGTTGGATTGGTTCAGTAGGCGTCGTGAGTCTGTGGTGATGAACGGAATCAGAAATCATGCGCTTCGCGTGAGCGACACGATCGCGGAGCTCAACAGGGCGATTGCGGCAATCGGCAATGGTGAAAGGACGAAGGCGCTTGAGGCGATACAGAGACTTCTCGTCTCCGAAAAAGAAGCAGATTTTTATGAGTCGACGATCAGCGAAGAGCTCAGCAAGGGCGATCTCGATGCGAGGGAAAGGGAAGATTTGATGCATCTTGTGCGCAGGATGGACTATGTGGCGGATTGGGGCAAAGAGGCGGCATTGAATCTACAGATGATTATCGAAGCAGGCGTGGAAGTGCCGAAGTCTCTTTGGGAGAAGTACCATGCGATGACGGCCGAACTCGAGCGGGCCACACGGATGCTGAAAATGAGTATCGACAACCTTGGCGTCAACGAGGAGGAGGTTGTTAAACACGAGCGTGAGGTTGAGACTGCAGAACATAATCTTGATGAGATGTATTTCGACACAAAGAAGCAGATTCTTTTTGCGCAAATGGATCCAAGAGCGATCTTTCTTATGAGGGACATTCTGCATGGAATCGAGAATTCGGCTGACAGCTGCAAAGATACAGCGGATATCATACATATTCTTCTAACGGCCGAACAGCACCGGGCAAGGTAA